The genomic segment ATGCATGTGCGCCTGCTCGGTGCGAATCAGGCCCGCGGTGACGGCGACGACGCGCACGCGCGGCGCCCACTCGACCGCGAGGCTCGCTGCGAGCGAGAGCAGCCCCGCCTTTGCGGCGCCGTAGGCCGCGGTGCCGGGCGAGGGGCGGATCGCGGAGACGCTCGCGATGAACTCGATCACGCCGCCCTCGGGTTGCTGCTGCATCACCGCGTTCGCGCGCTGCGCGCAGTGGAGCGGACCCAACAAGTTGAGCTGGATGATGCGCTCGTGAAAGCGCGGCGAAGCGGTGGCGGCGTCGGCGGCGGGCGCGCCGCCCGCATTCGCGACGAGCGTGTCGATACGGCCGAAGCGCGCGGCGACCTCGTCGGTCATGCGCGCGACTTGCTCTGCATCGCGCACGTCGCAGGCGAAGAACGCGGCGCTGCGTCCGCCGAAGCCCGGCAGCGCGTCGGGCGCGTTGCGCCCACAGATCGCGACTTCGGCGCCGGCTTCGAGGAAGCGCTCGGCGATGCCGCGCCCGATGCCGCGCGCTCCGCCCGTAACGAGTGCGACCTTGCCGCGGAAGTCGAGAGCCGTCGCGAGGCGGGGCGCACTCATCTCACAGCCCGATCGCGCGCGCGACGAGCTCGCGGTGCCAGCTCGCATCGCCGAGCAGGTTCGCGGAGGAACGCGCGCGCTTGAAGTAGAGGTGCACGTCGTACTCCCAGGTGAAGCCGACGCCGCCGAGAACCTGCAGCGCGTTCGCCGTCGCGAACGAGAACGCCTCGGTGGCGGCCGCTTTGGCCATCGACGCCGCAGCCGGCAGCGCCTCGCCGCCCTGCGCGGCGACGCAGCCGGCGTAATAAACCGCGGAGCGCGCGGCTTCGATCTTCACCATCACGTCGGCGAGCTTGTGCTTCAACGCCTGGAAGCTGCCGATCGTGCGCCCGAACTGCACGCGCTCCTTCGCGTACGCGACCGCGAGGTCGAGCGCGCGCTGCGCGCCGCCGAGCTGCTC from the Deltaproteobacteria bacterium genome contains:
- a CDS encoding SDR family oxidoreductase; the encoded protein is MSAPRLATALDFRGKVALVTGGARGIGRGIAERFLEAGAEVAICGRNAPDALPGFGGRSAAFFACDVRDAEQVARMTDEVAARFGRIDTLVANAGGAPAADAATASPRFHERIIQLNLLGPLHCAQRANAVMQQQPEGGVIEFIASVSAIRPSPGTAAYGAAKAGLLSLAASLAVEWAPRVRVVAVTAGLIRTEQAHMHYGDEAGIASVGRTIPLGRMGDPEDVADACLYLASPLARYVSGTSVLAHGGGEAPAFLGAAKNVDPERK